Within Massilia endophytica, the genomic segment GCGCGGTATGCGTTATGTATTCGTAATCGATGCTGCGCTACATTCTGCGGGTTGGTTCGGCGCCACTCTGGCCAGCTATTTCCGCGGGAGTGAATGATGACCGTTTCTTTGAAGTCAGTTGCACTCATGGGAGCCCTGGCGTTGGCAGGGTTTTCATTGGTGCCATCGCGCGGCACTACCTCGGCCGCATCCGTGGCGCCAAACCCATCTGCGTATCAGCGCTGGCGCCTGCCGTCCGCTCCGCCTGCTCCCCGCGACAACATACCGAACGCCGACCGGGTGGCGCTTGGAAAGATGCTGTTCTTCGATCCGCGCCTTTCGGGCACCCGGAGCATGGCCTGTGCAAGCTGCCATAACCCAATGTTGGGCTGGTCCGATGGATTGGGCACAGCACGCGGGCAATTCGGACAAACCCTGCCGCGATCCTCGCCAAGCATCGTGAACGCGGCCTATAACGCTCTCCTGATGTGGGATGGTCGCAAGAACACCTTGGAGGAGCAGGCCTTGGCGCCGCTCGATTCGGCGGTGGAAATGAACGCCGATCTGGAGCAGGTCCTTCGCTGGTTCAAGCGCAGCCCCGACTACCAGCAAGCGTTTGCGCGCGCTTACCCCAACGAGCCGATTGGCCGGGACACCCT encodes:
- a CDS encoding cytochrome-c peroxidase → MMTVSLKSVALMGALALAGFSLVPSRGTTSAASVAPNPSAYQRWRLPSAPPAPRDNIPNADRVALGKMLFFDPRLSGTRSMACASCHNPMLGWSDGLGTARGQFGQTLPRSSPSIVNAAYNALLMWDGRKNTLEEQALAPLDSAVEMNADLEQVLRWFKRSPDYQQAFARAYPNEPIGRDTLGKAIASFERTVVSRNSPFDRWLAGEPGALTPQQLRGFALFMDRGRANCVACHAAPNFTDGGFHNVGLASGAHREADAGRYRIKPIAAMRGAFKTPALRDVEYTAPYFHDGSAATLQAVIEHYNAGGRSRANLAPEIKPLGLTRVEQADLVAFLLALSSPPRPFHLPQLPRE